The Methanothrix soehngenii GP6 genome has a window encoding:
- the ade gene encoding adenine deaminase, producing the protein MGQMEEYEELIAAARCEIEVDLLLLGGSVANLISGEVRRSDVAVHKGRIVGFECSSASQIISLEDQILAPGFIDGHVHIESSMVTVPEYARAVVPQGTTTVIADPHEIANVWGEEGVRYILQSSRNVPLNVFVMLPSCVPATDMETAGAALGPDALVGLFEEEGVIGLAEVMNCPGVIFRDPQIMKKIQLAGGRLKDGHAPGLSGPDLSAYICAGIRSDHECTTLAEAEEKLFSGMFIMLREGSAARNLSDLLPLVTLKNSRQFLFVSDDRHPADILREGHIDFMLRKAINEGLDPIVALQISSLNAARYFGLADLGAIAPGYRADIAVLDGLDEPRVTHVFKDGRLVARDGDFLAPMNRPVKAMHKSIHLAALSRRSFEIVAQKGPARTIGIVPGQIITRSLPLFPLIREGKVVSDTDQDILKLAVVERHRATGNVGLGLVQGFRLVRGALATSVAHDSHNIVVVGTGDEEMLAAVSAVTEMDGGLVAVEDGEVLASLPLPVAGLLSESHMQEVAEGIAECIDAAHKLGCTLEDPFMTLSFLSLPVIPELKLTDRGLVDVRVFRFVPLFLEES; encoded by the coding sequence ATGGGCCAGATGGAAGAATATGAGGAGTTGATAGCTGCCGCCAGGTGTGAGATCGAGGTGGATCTTCTCCTTCTTGGGGGATCCGTAGCCAATCTCATATCGGGCGAGGTTCGCAGATCAGACGTTGCCGTACACAAGGGCAGGATCGTGGGCTTTGAATGCAGCAGCGCTAGCCAGATCATCTCCCTGGAGGACCAGATCCTGGCTCCAGGGTTCATCGACGGCCATGTACATATCGAAAGCAGCATGGTCACAGTTCCAGAGTACGCGCGAGCAGTGGTTCCACAAGGCACCACCACAGTTATCGCCGACCCGCATGAGATCGCCAACGTCTGGGGTGAGGAGGGGGTTCGCTATATCCTGCAGTCATCAAGAAATGTCCCTCTGAACGTCTTCGTCATGCTCCCCTCCTGTGTCCCAGCCACCGACATGGAGACTGCAGGGGCAGCCCTGGGCCCGGATGCCCTGGTCGGTCTCTTTGAGGAGGAGGGGGTCATAGGCCTGGCCGAGGTAATGAACTGTCCTGGCGTAATCTTCCGGGACCCGCAGATCATGAAAAAGATCCAGCTGGCAGGGGGGCGGCTCAAGGACGGCCATGCCCCTGGCCTTTCCGGCCCGGACCTGTCTGCCTATATCTGCGCCGGAATCCGCTCCGATCACGAGTGCACCACCCTGGCCGAGGCAGAAGAGAAGCTGTTTTCCGGGATGTTCATCATGCTGCGGGAGGGAAGTGCTGCCCGGAATCTCTCCGATCTTCTGCCGCTGGTCACGCTGAAAAACTCTCGCCAGTTTTTATTCGTCTCAGACGACCGCCACCCGGCAGATATCCTCCGGGAAGGGCATATCGACTTCATGCTGAGAAAGGCGATAAATGAGGGTCTGGACCCCATAGTTGCCCTGCAGATCTCCTCTCTCAATGCTGCCCGCTACTTCGGCCTGGCCGACCTGGGGGCAATAGCACCCGGCTATCGGGCAGACATCGCCGTCTTGGACGGTCTGGATGAGCCGCGGGTTACTCATGTCTTCAAGGACGGCAGGCTGGTGGCCAGGGATGGAGATTTCCTCGCCCCTATGAATAGACCGGTCAAGGCAATGCATAAATCGATCCATCTCGCTGCTCTCAGCCGCCGGTCGTTTGAGATTGTGGCACAGAAGGGGCCAGCCCGAACAATTGGCATCGTCCCCGGCCAGATCATCACCAGATCTCTGCCCCTCTTTCCCCTGATCCGGGAGGGAAAAGTGGTATCGGACACCGACCAGGATATCCTCAAGCTGGCGGTGGTCGAAAGGCACAGGGCCACTGGCAATGTGGGGCTTGGTTTGGTGCAGGGCTTCCGTCTGGTGAGGGGCGCTCTGGCCACATCCGTCGCCCATGACTCCCATAACATCGTTGTGGTCGGAACCGGGGACGAGGAGATGCTGGCTGCAGTCTCAGCAGTCACGGAGATGGATGGCGGGCTGGTGGCGGTGGAGGATGGTGAGGTCCTGGCCAGCCTGCCTCTGCCCGTGGCAGGCCTGCTCTCGGAGAGTCATATGCAAGAGGTGGCAGAGGGCATAGCGGAGTGCATTGATGCCGCTCACAAGCTGGGATGCACGCTGGAGGACCCGTTCATGACGCTATCGTTTCTGTCACTGCCAGTGATCCCAGAGCTGAAGCTGACGGACAGGGGGCTGGTGGATGTGAGGGTGTTTCGGTTTGTGCCTTTGTTTTTGGAGGAATCCTGA
- a CDS encoding CDC48 family AAA ATPase: MREFKDIILKVAKAYPNDSARGIARLDPNALLTLRLSPGDIIEIEGKRLTAAKVWRADRQDWSQDYIRIDGFIRQNAGVGIGDKVKIRKAKFAEAQRIVLAPPSGSHMHYGDEAADMIRRQTLKRPVVAGDILPIMSSGTHPFVGRMEPVPLVVTETHPDNVVVVCERTEIVLLEKPAKSVRSVKATGITYENVGGLGSEVQRVREMIELPMKHPEIFQKLGIEPPKGVLLYGPPGTGKTLIAKAVANESGANFISIAGPEIMSKYYGESEQRLREIFEEAQKSAPSIIFIDEIDSIAPKRGEVTGEVERRVVAQLLAMMDGLKERGQVVVIGATNREEAIDPALRRPGRFDREIEVGVPDREGRIEILQIHMHSMPVADDVNLEGLADRMHGFVGADVNALCKEAAMKALRRYLPDLTSEDEIPQEIIDQMQVMGADFEEALKEIEPSAMREVLVEVPRVNWNDMGGLGALKQELIESIEWPIKQPEKFQKMGIRPPKGILLYGPPGTGKTMIAQAVANETNANFISIRGPQMLSKWVGESEKAIREIFRKARQVSPAIIFFDELDSIAPMRGMDEGGRVMERVVNQLLAELDGLEALKDVVVIAATNRPDILDPALLRSGRFDRMLLVGPPDRQGRHEILKIHASRTPKGEDVSLEELAELTDGYVGSDLDNLCREAAMLALREGLDRVEMRHYREALKKVRPSVEEHMLSYYERIGERFKGGIKVEPASLAGYR; the protein is encoded by the coding sequence GTGCGTGAATTCAAGGATATAATTCTGAAAGTGGCCAAAGCCTATCCCAACGACTCCGCCCGGGGCATCGCCCGCCTGGACCCCAATGCCCTTCTAACCCTGAGGCTCAGTCCGGGTGACATCATCGAGATTGAGGGGAAGAGGCTTACCGCAGCCAAGGTCTGGCGCGCCGACCGGCAGGATTGGTCTCAGGATTATATAAGAATAGACGGCTTCATCCGCCAGAACGCCGGCGTTGGCATCGGGGACAAGGTGAAGATCCGCAAGGCCAAGTTCGCCGAGGCGCAGAGGATCGTCCTCGCTCCTCCTTCCGGATCGCATATGCACTATGGGGATGAGGCAGCTGATATGATCCGCCGCCAGACGCTCAAGCGGCCGGTGGTGGCGGGAGATATACTTCCCATCATGAGCTCCGGCACCCATCCCTTTGTAGGCCGGATGGAACCCGTGCCTTTAGTGGTAACTGAGACCCATCCCGATAATGTGGTGGTGGTCTGCGAGAGGACGGAGATCGTTCTCCTGGAGAAGCCGGCCAAGAGCGTCCGATCGGTCAAAGCCACGGGAATCACCTATGAGAATGTGGGCGGCCTGGGTTCAGAGGTGCAACGGGTAAGAGAGATGATCGAGCTGCCCATGAAGCATCCTGAGATCTTCCAGAAGCTTGGCATTGAGCCTCCCAAAGGTGTTCTGCTCTATGGCCCGCCGGGCACGGGAAAGACCCTCATCGCCAAAGCAGTGGCCAATGAGAGTGGAGCTAACTTCATCTCCATTGCCGGGCCGGAGATCATGTCCAAATACTATGGAGAGAGCGAGCAGAGGCTGAGGGAGATCTTCGAGGAGGCGCAAAAGTCCGCTCCATCCATCATATTCATAGACGAGATCGACTCCATTGCCCCTAAGCGGGGTGAGGTTACAGGGGAGGTGGAGAGAAGAGTGGTGGCCCAGCTCCTGGCCATGATGGATGGCCTGAAAGAGAGAGGCCAGGTGGTTGTGATCGGAGCCACCAACCGGGAAGAGGCCATTGATCCCGCTCTGCGCCGGCCGGGCCGGTTCGACAGGGAGATCGAGGTCGGAGTTCCGGACAGGGAGGGCAGAATCGAGATCCTGCAGATACATATGCACAGCATGCCCGTGGCGGATGATGTGAACCTGGAGGGATTAGCGGACCGGATGCATGGTTTCGTCGGGGCAGATGTGAACGCCCTGTGCAAAGAGGCGGCCATGAAAGCCCTGCGCCGCTATCTGCCCGATCTCACCTCAGAGGATGAGATACCCCAGGAGATCATCGATCAGATGCAGGTCATGGGTGCGGACTTCGAGGAGGCTCTCAAGGAGATCGAGCCCTCGGCCATGAGAGAGGTTCTGGTGGAGGTGCCCCGGGTCAACTGGAACGACATGGGAGGATTGGGAGCACTAAAGCAGGAATTGATCGAGTCCATAGAGTGGCCCATCAAGCAGCCGGAGAAGTTCCAGAAGATGGGCATAAGGCCCCCAAAGGGAATTCTGCTCTACGGCCCGCCGGGCACGGGAAAGACCATGATCGCTCAGGCGGTGGCCAATGAGACCAACGCCAACTTCATAAGCATCCGGGGGCCGCAGATGCTCTCCAAATGGGTGGGCGAGTCGGAGAAGGCGATCAGAGAGATATTCCGCAAGGCAAGGCAAGTCTCGCCGGCAATCATATTCTTCGATGAGCTGGACTCCATTGCCCCTATGAGGGGAATGGACGAGGGGGGCAGAGTGATGGAGAGGGTGGTAAACCAGCTTCTAGCAGAGCTTGACGGCCTGGAAGCCTTGAAGGATGTGGTGGTGATCGCCGCCACCAACCGGCCGGATATACTCGATCCAGCGCTGCTTAGATCGGGAAGGTTCGACCGAATGCTCCTGGTGGGGCCGCCTGACCGGCAGGGGAGGCATGAGATCCTCAAGATCCACGCCTCCAGGACGCCCAAAGGAGAGGATGTGAGCCTGGAGGAGCTGGCGGAATTGACCGATGGCTATGTGGGCTCAGATCTGGACAACCTCTGCCGGGAGGCGGCCATGCTTGCTCTGCGGGAAGGGCTGGACCGGGTGGAGATGAGACACTACCGGGAGGCTTTGAAGAAGGTGAGGCCGAGCGTGGAGGAGCATATGCTCAGTTACTATGAGCGCATCGGCGAGAGGTTTAAGGGCGGAATCAAGGTTGAGCCGGCTTCGCTCGCTGGCTACCGGTAG
- a CDS encoding PRC-barrel domain-containing protein — MGKVFAGSIGDKEIVNIDGTVLGDLENIIYEVMTGKLVDLVVKPNSGLDRSKYREDGKFVLIPFSSVVAVKDYIVVDESRAMKK, encoded by the coding sequence ATGGGAAAGGTGTTCGCGGGAAGCATTGGAGATAAAGAGATCGTAAACATCGATGGCACAGTCCTGGGAGATCTGGAGAACATTATCTACGAGGTCATGACCGGCAAGCTGGTGGACCTGGTGGTAAAGCCAAACTCGGGCCTTGATCGCAGCAAGTACCGAGAGGACGGCAAGTTTGTGCTGATACCATTCAGCTCAGTGGTGGCGGTCAAAGACTACATCGTAGTGGATGAGAGCCGGGCTATGAAAAAGTAG
- a CDS encoding peptidylprolyl isomerase — protein sequence MMRLRSYLAIGILVLAVVQAGCLGEEDEGAKVLLETSMGNITIQLYSDMPITTGNFLSLVEKGFYDGVIFHRIIDGFMIQGGDPEGTGMGGPGYTIEDEFTDNNRNDRGTIAMANAGPNTGGSQFFINLVDNNFLDDKHPAFGKVIEGMDVVDKISKVETDSNDRPLEEVVIVRAGAIV from the coding sequence ATGATGCGACTTAGATCTTATTTGGCCATCGGCATCCTTGTGCTCGCCGTGGTCCAGGCAGGCTGCCTTGGCGAAGAGGATGAAGGTGCAAAGGTCCTTTTGGAGACCAGCATGGGCAACATCACAATTCAGCTCTATAGCGACATGCCCATCACCACAGGTAACTTCTTGAGTCTGGTCGAGAAGGGCTTTTACGATGGGGTGATCTTCCACCGAATCATAGACGGCTTCATGATTCAGGGCGGAGATCCCGAGGGAACGGGCATGGGTGGACCGGGCTACACCATCGAAGACGAGTTCACTGATAATAATCGAAACGATCGGGGGACCATTGCCATGGCCAATGCCGGGCCCAACACCGGGGGCAGCCAGTTCTTCATCAACCTGGTGGACAACAATTTCTTGGACGACAAGCATCCCGCCTTCGGCAAGGTGATCGAGGGAATGGATGTGGTGGACAAGATCAGTAAGGTCGAGACGGACAGCAACGACCGGCCCCTGGAGGAAGTTGTGATCGTTCGGGCCGGTGCGATTGTCTAA
- a CDS encoding peptidylprolyl isomerase, translating to MATESTEAGDRILLATSMGDITIQLYSDMPITAGNFKKLVEKGFYDGVIFHRIIDGFMIQGGDPTGTGRGGPGYAIKDEFTPNSKNARGTISMANAGPNTGGSQFFINLVDNNFLDGKHPAFGKVIEGMDVVDKIGKVQTGAMDRPAKEVKIMSAKVIA from the coding sequence ATGGCAACAGAGAGTACAGAGGCAGGAGATCGGATTCTGCTCGCTACCAGCATGGGCGATATCACAATTCAGCTCTACAGCGATATGCCCATCACCGCAGGCAACTTCAAGAAGCTGGTCGAGAAGGGCTTTTATGATGGGGTGATCTTTCACCGGATCATTGACGGCTTCATGATTCAGGGCGGGGATCCCACCGGAACAGGCCGGGGAGGGCCGGGCTATGCCATCAAGGACGAGTTCACCCCAAATAGCAAAAACGCCCGGGGGACCATAAGCATGGCCAATGCCGGGCCCAACACCGGGGGTAGCCAGTTCTTCATCAACCTGGTGGACAACAATTTCCTGGATGGCAAGCATCCCGCCTTCGGCAAGGTGATCGAGGGGATGGATGTGGTGGACAAGATCGGTAAGGTCCAGACCGGTGCCATGGACCGGCCGGCAAAAGAGGTCAAGATCATGAGCGCAAAAGTGATCGCTTGA